The proteins below are encoded in one region of Neorhodopirellula lusitana:
- a CDS encoding 3-keto-disaccharide hydrolase, with amino-acid sequence MKTIATLSALLLVATLSSASAETPLETEAGFQTIFNGENLDGWNGDPRLWSVRDGVIHGETTPDTTAKGNTFLIWEDGATKDFELRLSFRCNATNNSGIQYRSKHIQDKSARNDWVLRGYQHEVRNEEDFPNISGFIYGEGINRGRVCLVGEKAVQEGDTKNVQEKLITEEEFKELFRLDDWNDVVIIAKGKHLQHYLNGRLIMDFTDSPEKALLDGSLGLQLHAGKPMWTEFKNVRFKAL; translated from the coding sequence GTGAAAACGATTGCAACTCTGTCAGCACTCCTACTAGTTGCCACTCTCTCGTCGGCTTCCGCCGAAACACCGCTCGAAACTGAAGCGGGATTCCAAACCATTTTCAACGGCGAAAACCTCGATGGCTGGAACGGCGATCCGCGATTGTGGTCAGTGCGAGATGGCGTCATCCACGGCGAAACCACTCCCGACACCACGGCGAAGGGCAACACGTTCTTGATATGGGAAGACGGCGCCACCAAAGACTTCGAATTACGACTGTCGTTCCGCTGCAACGCCACGAACAACTCCGGCATCCAATATCGCTCCAAGCATATCCAGGACAAATCGGCCCGCAATGATTGGGTTCTCCGTGGCTACCAGCACGAAGTCCGCAATGAAGAAGACTTCCCAAATATCTCCGGCTTCATCTACGGGGAAGGCATCAACCGTGGCCGCGTGTGCCTGGTAGGTGAAAAAGCAGTTCAAGAAGGCGATACCAAGAACGTCCAAGAGAAGTTAATCACCGAGGAAGAGTTCAAAGAGCTATTTCGCTTAGACGACTGGAACGACGTCGTCATCATTGCCAAAGGCAAGCACCTTCAGCACTACCTCAACGGCCGACTAATCATGGACTTCACCGACTCCCCTGAAAAAGCTCTGCTCGACGGCTCCCTGGGACTACAACTGCACGCCGGCAAACCGATGTGGACCGAGTTCAAAAACGTTCGCTTCAAAGCGTTGTAA
- a CDS encoding adenylate kinase: MKIVFIGPPGAGKGTQCKMLSGKLKIPHISTGEMLRNLGGESAQMVHSRIDRGHFAPDDFMLPLMKDRLSQPDCDSGYLLDGFPRTMVQAEAFDASLSAADHQLEHVVHLEVDPEELVARLAFRQRTGERLDDSAEFIRERFQIYAERTAPLLSFYRDQGLVRDINGTQSAEDVFAEVLAATS, translated from the coding sequence TTGAAAATTGTATTCATCGGGCCGCCGGGTGCTGGGAAAGGCACTCAGTGCAAAATGCTGAGTGGGAAGCTGAAAATCCCGCATATTAGCACCGGGGAAATGCTCCGCAATTTGGGTGGAGAGTCCGCCCAAATGGTGCACTCGCGGATTGATCGTGGGCACTTTGCCCCTGATGATTTCATGCTTCCGCTGATGAAAGATCGGTTGTCCCAACCCGACTGTGATTCAGGCTATCTGCTGGATGGTTTCCCGCGGACCATGGTGCAAGCGGAGGCTTTTGACGCATCCTTGAGTGCGGCCGATCACCAACTTGAACATGTGGTTCATCTGGAAGTAGATCCCGAGGAGTTGGTCGCTCGGTTGGCGTTTCGTCAGCGGACTGGTGAACGCCTTGATGACTCGGCTGAGTTCATTCGTGAGCGATTTCAGATTTATGCTGAACGGACGGCCCCTCTGTTGAGTTTCTATCGGGACCAGGGTTTGGTCCGTGATATTAACGGCACCCAGTCAGCCGAAGACGTGTTCGCTGAAGTCTTAGCGGCGACCTCGTAG